A genomic window from Diorhabda sublineata isolate icDioSubl1.1 chromosome 8, icDioSubl1.1, whole genome shotgun sequence includes:
- the LOC130447986 gene encoding zinc finger protein OZF-like — protein sequence MDVEQQVIKDEIDIQNDVFCNMDIKQEFSDDVDEAAFQNMKTNIDIIKQELHDELNEAEICGESIVSIVPKTKRVSSLKVNIPNIRNQFKYSGIRNKAKGLIKNGQHLNSDYIVGIIICKLCGNLFIELREFVCHFYTNHYVNKKKSHCKMELHQKNLCYRRMQVTNSAIARTLDEDVKNEIEIVEHDLKEEKDTSFTDNFKLSLDDSEKLEKSEGRLLAHTKEKLFKCNICFKTFQKKTQLNSHSHSHIGEKTLKCHSCLESYPWKTNLINHVCIHPRDKTYKCNICLKKYSGKHLLNVHLLTHKVLKPFKCDICTKSFTHKSNLNEHLRCHTGEKPFKCDTCLESFSWKSNLNNHMRIHTGEKPFKCDICLKKFSWKHLLNVHLLSHTGLKPFKCDVCSKSFTQKSNLKEHLRCHSGEKPFKCDICLESFSWKSNLNNHMRIHTGEKPFKCDICLKKYSRKNLLNVHLLSHTGLKPFKCDVCSKSFTQKSNLKEHLRCHTGEKPFKCDTCLESFSWKSNLNNHMRIHTGEKPYKCDICFKKYSRKNLLNVHLRCHTGE from the exons ATGGATGTGGAGCAACAAGTTATCAAAGACGAAATCGACAttcaaaatgatgttttttgtaATATGGATATTAAACAAGAATTTAGTGACGATGTTGATGAAGCcgcttttcaaaatatgaagactaatattgatataattaaacAAGAATTACATGACGAATTAAACGAAGCTGAAATATGTGGAGAATCTATAGTTTCAATTGTACCCAAAACAAAGAGAGTTAGCTCTCTTAAGGTTAATATACCCAACATTCGAAACCAATTTAAATACTCTGGAATACGAAATAAAGCAAAAG GACTTATTAAAAATGGACAACACCTAAATTCAGATTATATTGTTGGGATTATAATCTGTAAATTATGCGGAAATTTATTCATAGAATTGAGAGAATTTGTTTGCCATTTCTATACAAATCATtatgtaaataagaaaaaatcacacTGTAAAATGGAGTTGCACCAGAAAAATCTATGTTATAGAAGAATGCAAGTAACTAACTCTGCCATTGCGAGAACTCTTGATGAAgatgttaaaaatgaaattgaaatagttGAACATGATTTGAAAGAGGAGAAAGACACCAGTTTCACTGATAATTTCAAGTTGAGCTTAGATGATAGTGAGAAATTGGAGAAAAGCGAAGGACGTTTGCTTGCTCATACAAAAGAAAAGCtatttaaatgtaatatttgtttcaagactttccaaaaaaaaactcaattgaaTTCACACTCACATAGTCACATAGGTGAAAAAACATTGAAGTGTCACAGTTGCTTGGAATCTTATCCGTGGAAAACTAATTTAATTAATCATGTGTGTATCCACCCAAGAGATAAAACATATAAGTGTAacatttgcttaaaaaaatattcagggAAACATTTATTAAATGTGCATTTGCTTACTCACAAAGTACtgaagccattcaaatgtgacatttgcaCAAAAAGTTTTACacataaaagtaatttgaatgAACATTTGCGTTGCCACActggagaaaaaccattcaaatgcgACACCTGCTTGGAATCTTTTTCATGGAAATCTAATTTAAATAACCATATGCGTATccacacaggagaaaagccattcaaatgtgacatttgtttaaaaaaattttcatggaaaCATTTATTAAATGTGCACTTGCTTAGTCACACAGGACTAAAGCCTTTCAAATGTGACGTTTGCTCAAAAAGTTTTACACAGAAAAGTAATTTGAAGGAACATTTACGTTGTCACAGtggagaaaaaccattcaaatgcgACATTTGCCTGGAATCTTTTTCATGGAAATCTAATTTAAATAACCATATGCGTATCcacacaggagaaaaaccattcaaatgtgacatttgcttAAAAAAGTATTCAcggaaaaatttattaaatgtgCATTTGCTTAGTCACACAGGTCTAAAGCCATTTAAATGTGACGTTTGCTCAAAAAGTTTTACACAGAAAAGTAATTTGAAGGAACATTTACGTTGTCACAccggagaaaagccattcaaatgcgACACTTGCTTGGAATCTTTTTCATGGAAATCTAATTTAAATAACCATATGCGTATtcacacaggagaaaaaccatataaatgtgacatttgttttaaaaaatattcgaggaaaaatttattaaatgtacATTTACGTTGCCACACTGGAGAATAA